The proteins below are encoded in one region of Gopherus flavomarginatus isolate rGopFla2 chromosome 12, rGopFla2.mat.asm, whole genome shotgun sequence:
- the ATP6V1G2 gene encoding LOW QUALITY PROTEIN: V-type proton ATPase subunit G 2 (The sequence of the model RefSeq protein was modified relative to this genomic sequence to represent the inferred CDS: substituted 1 base at 1 genomic stop codon), which translates to MASQLXGIQQLLQAEKRAAEKVAEARKRKARRLRQAKEEAQAEIEGYWLERERDFQQKQQAALGSRGHVCAEVESQTRRRVQAMQGGQAQAKERVLRQLLGLVCAPHPQLHPNYGPGP; encoded by the exons ATGGCGAGCCAGTTGTAGGGgatccagcagctgctgcaggcggAGAAGCGGGCGGCCGAGAAGGTGGCAGAAGCCCGAAAAC GGAAGGCCCGGCGGCTCAGGCAGGCGAAGGAGGAGGCGCAGGCGGAGATCGAGGGGTACTGGCTGGAGCGGGAGCGGGATTTCCAGCAGAAGCAGCAGGCG GCGCTGGGCTCCCGGGGCCACGTGTGCGCGGAGGTGGAGTCGCAGACGCGCCGGCGGGTCCAGGCCATGCAGGGGGGCCAGGCCCAGGCCAAGGAGCGGGTCCTGCGCCAGCTGCTGGGCCTGGTGTGcgccccgcacccccagctgcacCCCAACTACGGCCCTGGCCCCTAG